One Methanohalophilus mahii DSM 5219 genomic window carries:
- a CDS encoding tRNA uridine(34) 5-carboxymethylaminomethyl modification radical SAM/GNAT enzyme Elp3 codes for MSDESDFAKACRKLVELVLEDSTLDKVQFNREKLNISRQYGLSTLPRNSDVIAAASDSEKESVRGLLRRKPVRTISGVAVIAVMTSPAPCPHGVCVPCPGGPASSFVSPQSYMGREPAAMRGIQYEYDPYRIVHARLKQLQEIGHEVDKAELIVMGGTFTSRNLDYQEWFTKRCLEAMNDFKGHQWRDSVHNVYGYIPIEDVQEANESSAVRNIGITYETRPDWTSPVEVDRLLNFGATKVEIGVQSVYDFVLSRMRRGHSVADTAEANRILRDSGLKVGFHMMPRLPGSDNERDMRGFKKLFSDSRFMPDFLKIYPTLVTEGTELEKMWRAGKYDPLYDEEAVELLADIKAILPKWVRLQRIQRDIPAQQILAGVKKSNIRQLAGQQLMQKGGKCSCIRCREVGHNILKERPPSIEDIEFMVQSYFSCGGQEHFLSFEDVSQDILIGFLRLRFPNKPHRPELENSALVRELHVYGSMVAVGGFAKGHDWQHRGYGLRLISEAENMAKDAGFEKLSIISGIGVREYYRKLGYILEGPYMVKYL; via the coding sequence ATGTCTGATGAGAGTGATTTTGCTAAAGCCTGCAGGAAACTTGTTGAACTGGTTCTTGAAGATTCCACATTGGATAAGGTGCAGTTCAACAGGGAAAAGCTGAACATCAGCAGGCAATATGGCCTGTCAACGCTGCCTCGTAATTCCGATGTCATAGCCGCTGCCTCTGATAGTGAAAAGGAATCTGTGCGCGGCCTTCTGCGGCGTAAACCTGTAAGGACAATATCCGGTGTGGCGGTTATTGCGGTCATGACATCTCCCGCACCCTGTCCTCACGGTGTCTGTGTGCCCTGCCCCGGTGGTCCTGCATCTTCTTTTGTTTCCCCTCAGAGTTATATGGGAAGGGAGCCTGCCGCCATGCGGGGCATACAGTATGAGTATGACCCCTACAGGATAGTGCATGCACGCCTGAAACAGTTGCAGGAAATCGGGCACGAAGTTGATAAGGCAGAACTTATAGTCATGGGCGGTACATTCACCTCCCGCAATCTGGATTACCAGGAATGGTTCACCAAACGTTGTCTTGAAGCGATGAATGATTTTAAGGGACACCAATGGCGGGATAGCGTCCATAATGTTTACGGCTATATTCCTATTGAAGATGTACAGGAGGCCAATGAGAGTTCTGCGGTTCGCAACATCGGTATAACATATGAAACACGCCCGGACTGGACATCTCCTGTGGAGGTGGACCGGCTTCTGAATTTTGGTGCTACAAAAGTGGAGATCGGAGTGCAAAGTGTATATGATTTTGTACTTTCAAGGATGCGTCGGGGCCATTCAGTTGCCGATACCGCCGAGGCCAACCGCATATTGCGCGATAGTGGCCTGAAAGTAGGTTTCCATATGATGCCTCGTCTGCCGGGTTCGGATAATGAGCGGGACATGCGGGGTTTTAAAAAACTGTTCAGTGATTCGCGTTTCATGCCGGATTTCCTGAAGATCTATCCAACTCTCGTAACTGAAGGTACAGAGCTTGAAAAAATGTGGAGGGCAGGAAAGTACGATCCCCTCTATGATGAAGAAGCTGTGGAACTGCTTGCTGATATAAAAGCAATACTTCCTAAATGGGTGCGGCTGCAACGTATCCAGCGGGATATTCCTGCACAGCAGATATTGGCCGGTGTGAAAAAGAGTAATATTCGCCAGCTTGCAGGCCAGCAACTTATGCAAAAAGGTGGCAAATGCAGTTGTATACGTTGCAGGGAAGTTGGTCATAATATCCTGAAAGAAAGGCCACCTTCAATAGAAGATATTGAATTTATGGTGCAATCCTATTTTTCCTGTGGTGGGCAGGAACATTTCCTTTCGTTTGAAGATGTCAGCCAGGATATCCTGATTGGTTTTTTGCGTTTGAGATTTCCGAACAAGCCACATCGACCGGAACTTGAGAATTCGGCTCTTGTACGGGAGCTACATGTTTATGGTTCAATGGTTGCTGTGGGTGGATTTGCAAAGGGCCATGACTGGCAGCATAGGGGTTATGGTCTCAGGTTGATTTCAGAGGCTGAGAATATGGCAAAAGATGCTGGCTTTGAAAAACTCAGTATTATCAGTGGGATCGGGGTGCGTGAATATTATCGGAAACTGGGGTATATTCTGGAAGGTCCCTATATGGTAAAATATCTTTAA
- a CDS encoding MinD/ParA family ATP-binding protein, with amino-acid sequence MKGTFTIAVHSPRGGTGKTSVAINLACAYAKEGKNVCLLDMDLKSPSAFNGMFPSSGKWINDILDHKKNIREVIVDGSKSISSRARFYVGYSNPEISAIREFSSKDRKWQSDALKALIQSKKNLRKEGFDVVIMDTSPGVDFTSANVVASSDYVLMVVKPNEYCLTNIKQAIDGIYTPLGKKCGIVENMCLNGQSLQMGEKYGVPVLSSIPCMCEVSLQGLSKIFTVEEPSHPFSSAIDRLKNSINY; translated from the coding sequence ATGAAAGGTACGTTTACAATTGCAGTCCACTCTCCACGTGGGGGGACGGGGAAAACAAGTGTTGCCATAAATCTTGCTTGTGCTTATGCAAAAGAAGGTAAGAATGTATGCTTGCTTGATATGGATCTGAAATCTCCCAGCGCATTCAATGGCATGTTCCCTTCTTCAGGTAAGTGGATAAATGATATCCTTGATCACAAAAAAAACATACGTGAAGTAATAGTGGACGGTTCAAAAAGCATTTCTTCACGGGCCCGTTTCTATGTAGGTTACTCTAATCCTGAAATTTCTGCTATCAGGGAATTTTCTTCAAAGGACAGGAAATGGCAATCAGATGCACTCAAAGCATTGATTCAATCCAAAAAAAATCTTCGAAAGGAAGGTTTTGACGTTGTGATTATGGATACAAGTCCCGGGGTGGATTTCACATCGGCAAATGTTGTGGCAAGCAGTGATTATGTCCTGATGGTAGTAAAACCCAATGAGTACTGTCTCACAAACATAAAGCAGGCAATTGATGGAATCTATACTCCTTTGGGTAAAAAATGTGGGATTGTGGAAAACATGTGCCTTAATGGACAATCATTGCAAATGGGTGAAAAATATGGAGTGCCTGTGCTCTCTTCTATTCCATGCATGTGTGAGGTGTCCCTACAGGGTCTATCCAAAATATTTACTGTTGAAGAACCTTCCCATCCCTTTTCCAGTGCTATTGATAGGTTGAAGAATAGTATCAATTATTGA
- a CDS encoding bifunctional 5,6,7,8-tetrahydromethanopterin hydro-lyase/3-hexulose-6-phosphate synthase, whose product MMLIGEALIGEEPELAHIDLMIGDKEGPVGQAFATGMTQLSAGHTPLLSVIRPNLPTKPSTLIVPKVTVKNMDQASQIFGPAQAAVSKAVADAVEEGIVPKEKADDLVIVASVFIHPQALDYNRIYRYNYGATKLALKRAMENFPAVDTVLDEKDKGSHAVMGFKVSRLWDPPYLQVALDNPNLEAVLNVVRQLPKSDHLILEAGTPLIKRYGVDVITKLREVKPDAFIVADLKTLDTGNLEARMVADATADAIVVSALAPIPTLEKAISEAHKTGIYAVMDTLNQPDPMAVLKELNELPDVVELHRAIDVEDTAYAWGSIDAIKELSPKILVAVAGGVRVHTIPDALKAGADILVVGRAITNSKDIRQSAEQFVEGLNKPEIDQFRVMTDF is encoded by the coding sequence ATGATGTTAATTGGAGAAGCACTTATAGGCGAGGAACCCGAACTCGCACATATTGATCTTATGATCGGTGATAAGGAAGGACCTGTTGGGCAGGCCTTTGCTACCGGTATGACTCAGTTATCCGCAGGACACACTCCCCTGCTTTCTGTGATCAGGCCTAACCTACCCACAAAACCTTCCACACTCATCGTTCCCAAGGTGACGGTAAAGAATATGGACCAGGCATCCCAGATATTTGGTCCTGCACAGGCAGCGGTTTCAAAAGCGGTTGCAGATGCCGTGGAAGAAGGCATTGTACCCAAAGAAAAAGCCGATGATCTTGTGATCGTGGCCAGTGTATTCATACACCCTCAGGCTTTGGATTATAATCGCATCTACAGGTATAATTACGGTGCGACCAAACTTGCACTGAAAAGGGCAATGGAGAATTTCCCTGCCGTAGATACTGTACTGGATGAAAAGGACAAAGGTTCCCATGCAGTTATGGGATTCAAAGTTTCCAGACTATGGGACCCTCCATACCTGCAGGTAGCACTGGATAATCCAAACCTGGAAGCAGTGCTCAATGTTGTAAGACAGCTGCCCAAGAGTGACCATCTTATCCTTGAAGCAGGAACTCCTCTGATCAAACGTTACGGTGTGGATGTAATCACCAAACTGCGTGAAGTCAAACCTGATGCTTTCATCGTGGCTGACCTGAAGACCCTGGATACCGGTAACCTTGAGGCACGTATGGTTGCAGATGCCACAGCTGATGCAATCGTGGTTTCCGCCCTTGCACCGATACCAACTCTTGAAAAGGCAATCTCAGAGGCTCACAAGACAGGAATCTATGCGGTAATGGATACTCTCAATCAGCCTGACCCAATGGCTGTGCTTAAGGAACTCAATGAGCTTCCGGATGTTGTGGAACTTCACCGTGCCATAGATGTAGAGGATACTGCATATGCCTGGGGCAGTATTGATGCAATCAAGGAACTGTCCCCGAAGATCCTTGTGGCAGTTGCTGGTGGTGTGCGTGTGCATACAATCCCTGATGCTCTTAAGGCAGGTGCGGATATTCTTGTTGTCGGACGTGCAATTACCAATTCCAAGGATATACGCCAGTCTGCAGAACAGTTCGTCGAAGGCCTGAACAAGCCAGAGATAGACCAGTTCAGGGTAATGACTGATTTCTGA
- the tpiA gene encoding triose-phosphate isomerase, whose protein sequence is MDSPLIVVNFKTYAQGTGEAAVGIATACRDVAEEAGVTIGVAPQLCDIYRVSSQVDVPVYAQHVDGVSPGSNTGHVMASCVQQAGAVGSLINHSERRLNLADIEASVRAARAEGLTTIVCTNNIPTTAAAAALDPEYVAVEPPELIGTGVPVSQADPDVVRGSVEAVKKINPDVQVLCGAGISRGEDLIAAMELGSVGVLLASGIVKAEDPRSALEDLVSQL, encoded by the coding sequence ATGGACTCGCCCCTGATAGTTGTGAACTTCAAAACCTATGCACAGGGTACAGGTGAGGCAGCAGTAGGAATTGCTACTGCCTGCAGGGATGTCGCAGAAGAAGCGGGAGTGACCATAGGTGTCGCTCCCCAGCTCTGTGATATCTACAGGGTGTCTTCTCAGGTGGATGTACCTGTCTATGCCCAGCACGTGGATGGTGTTTCACCGGGTAGCAATACCGGCCATGTGATGGCCTCCTGTGTACAACAGGCAGGGGCGGTGGGATCTCTCATCAATCATTCCGAACGCAGGCTCAACTTGGCAGACATTGAGGCATCGGTGCGTGCAGCCCGGGCTGAAGGCCTGACCACCATTGTGTGCACCAATAATATTCCCACAACAGCAGCAGCTGCAGCCCTTGATCCGGAATATGTTGCGGTGGAACCCCCTGAACTCATCGGAACCGGTGTACCGGTTTCCCAGGCTGACCCGGATGTCGTGAGGGGCTCGGTTGAAGCTGTAAAAAAAATAAATCCTGATGTTCAGGTTTTGTGTGGGGCGGGTATATCCCGGGGAGAAGATCTAATAGCCGCAATGGAGCTTGGTTCCGTAGGCGTTCTGCTTGCATCAGGCATAGTAAAGGCAGAAGATCCCAGGTCAGCCCTGGAAGATCTTGTCAGCCAGCTTTAA
- a CDS encoding prephenate dehydrogenase — protein MKILIIGGTGEMGQWFANFFKKRGYEVWLSGRGGKSEVAERLGVHFTAEPDIVIPTCDIVIISVPINITPTIIAQTAPKMKKGSLLMDLTSLKKKPVEAMKKYVPENVEFLGTHPMFGPSIPSLQGQTFILTPVEGRCDQWFDHIFNLLSEEEASIEVITPDEHDHFVSIVQGLTHFAYITIGATMQKLDFDVKGSRRFMSPVYDIMLDFVGRILGQNPELYALIQMENPEVIRVHDIFIEQCRHFSSMVRSHDTGQFCEEMKAAALHFGDTASALRRSDKLINSKVAEFEELVHSTGHEKGLLHIYSRKTHVGIVKRVTSNNVTLKEGKKELQLKIGNIRILSADELNHWKENKLKPILRDISVFVPQSAKPFTIQQILDCRIEGVKVETIDTYLHKKGPTATFRLKIRGDLDAAEIHREMEELLEGMGCTLRK, from the coding sequence TTGAAAATACTCATCATCGGTGGTACCGGGGAAATGGGCCAGTGGTTTGCAAACTTTTTCAAAAAACGTGGTTATGAAGTATGGCTCAGTGGCCGCGGCGGAAAATCGGAAGTTGCCGAAAGACTCGGTGTGCATTTTACAGCTGAGCCTGACATTGTTATTCCGACATGTGACATTGTGATAATTTCAGTACCAATCAACATAACACCCACCATCATAGCACAGACTGCCCCTAAAATGAAAAAGGGGAGTTTGCTCATGGACCTGACATCGTTGAAAAAAAAACCTGTTGAGGCCATGAAAAAATATGTTCCTGAAAATGTAGAATTTCTGGGAACCCATCCAATGTTTGGACCTTCCATTCCCTCCCTGCAGGGCCAGACCTTTATCCTTACCCCGGTAGAGGGCAGGTGTGATCAATGGTTTGACCATATATTCAACCTCTTAAGTGAAGAAGAGGCGAGTATAGAAGTCATAACTCCCGATGAACATGACCACTTTGTATCCATTGTGCAGGGACTCACCCATTTTGCCTACATTACAATTGGTGCAACTATGCAAAAACTGGATTTTGATGTGAAAGGTTCCCGGCGTTTCATGAGTCCGGTATATGATATTATGCTGGACTTTGTGGGACGTATCCTGGGGCAAAACCCCGAACTTTATGCCCTGATACAGATGGAAAATCCTGAAGTTATCCGCGTACATGACATCTTCATAGAGCAATGCAGACATTTTTCTTCAATGGTACGTTCCCATGATACAGGGCAATTCTGTGAAGAAATGAAAGCAGCAGCCCTCCATTTTGGTGACACAGCCTCCGCCTTACGTAGATCGGACAAACTTATAAACAGCAAGGTAGCCGAATTCGAGGAACTCGTACACTCCACAGGTCATGAAAAAGGACTTTTGCATATATATTCCAGAAAGACACATGTCGGAATTGTGAAAAGGGTTACTTCAAATAATGTAACCCTTAAAGAGGGAAAAAAAGAACTGCAACTCAAAATAGGTAACATAAGAATCCTGTCAGCAGATGAACTGAACCACTGGAAAGAGAATAAACTCAAACCAATCCTGCGTGACATCTCTGTTTTCGTTCCCCAGTCAGCCAAACCTTTTACAATACAACAAATCCTGGATTGTCGCATAGAAGGGGTAAAGGTCGAAACGATCGATACATATCTGCACAAAAAGGGGCCAACTGCAACCTTCCGTTTGAAAATACGCGGGGACCTGGATGCCGCCGAAATACACAGGGAAATGGAAGAGTTACTGGAAGGCATGGGATGTACACTGCGCAAGTAA
- the aroE gene encoding shikimate dehydrogenase codes for MKKVFGVLGDPIEHSLSPAMHNAAFRELEMDCEYHAFRVRHKYLKNAILGAQAMGFGGLNITVPHKEKALEFTNPDTLARRIGAVNTVSFNDGIRGHNTDGLGAEMALLEAGVGINASNVVLVGAGGAARAIAFHFAEKGAGVTIANRTPEKAEVLAEDVGCSHAGLENLKELLQDSDILINATSAGMHPHIDSTIASRDILHPGLAVFDIVYNPLQTKLLHQAELAGAKPIGGVAMLVHQGAEAFRIWTGQKPPVEVMRNAVLEGLG; via the coding sequence ATGAAAAAAGTATTCGGTGTACTGGGTGATCCGATAGAACATTCCCTCTCCCCGGCAATGCACAATGCAGCTTTCAGGGAACTGGAAATGGATTGTGAATACCATGCATTCAGGGTAAGGCACAAATATCTCAAAAATGCTATCCTTGGAGCACAAGCAATGGGTTTTGGCGGTCTCAATATCACAGTTCCCCATAAAGAAAAAGCATTAGAATTTACAAACCCTGATACACTGGCCCGCAGGATAGGGGCTGTCAACACTGTATCCTTCAATGATGGGATACGGGGACACAACACCGATGGGCTGGGAGCTGAAATGGCTCTGCTTGAAGCGGGAGTGGGAATAAATGCCTCTAACGTAGTTCTTGTCGGTGCCGGGGGTGCAGCCCGTGCAATTGCCTTCCACTTTGCGGAGAAGGGAGCTGGTGTAACAATTGCAAACCGCACCCCTGAAAAGGCAGAGGTTCTTGCAGAGGATGTTGGTTGCAGCCATGCAGGGCTAGAGAATCTAAAAGAGCTGCTGCAAGACAGTGACATACTGATCAATGCCACATCCGCAGGAATGCACCCCCATATTGATTCAACCATTGCCAGCCGGGATATACTGCATCCGGGTCTGGCTGTTTTTGACATAGTTTACAACCCCCTGCAGACAAAACTGCTGCATCAGGCAGAACTTGCAGGAGCCAAACCGATTGGCGGGGTTGCAATGTTGGTCCACCAGGGAGCTGAAGCATTTCGTATCTGGACCGGTCAAAAACCACCCGTAGAAGTAATGCGCAACGCCGTACTGGAGGGGCTGGGTTGA
- the aroD gene encoding type I 3-dehydroquinate dehydratase, whose product MTGFVAGKDVKIVASIDSDPLLQARIAKVLGADILEIRLDFLEIKEAVQAKKLFDLLDQQGGVPRIATNRVHTEGGSWQGTEEQRITLLEDLIPYVDMIDIERKCTDCLRNRLVEEAKSQGTKVIMSSHFFETTPPEKDMVAILNECTDKGADIAKLAVMPQKPEDILELFHAALQARGEVCVIAMGELGRHSRVVACRYGSLLTYGCVEKPVAPGQIRIDQLKRALETTV is encoded by the coding sequence ATGACAGGTTTTGTCGCCGGAAAAGATGTAAAAATTGTCGCATCCATTGACAGCGACCCTCTTTTACAGGCACGCATCGCCAAAGTGCTTGGGGCGGATATCCTGGAAATCAGGCTGGATTTTCTTGAAATAAAAGAGGCTGTGCAGGCAAAGAAATTGTTTGACTTGCTGGATCAGCAGGGTGGAGTACCTCGTATTGCAACCAATCGTGTACATACAGAGGGCGGCAGCTGGCAGGGAACAGAAGAGCAAAGAATCACCCTGCTGGAAGACTTGATTCCTTATGTGGATATGATCGATATCGAACGCAAATGTACCGATTGCCTTCGAAATCGACTTGTAGAGGAGGCAAAATCACAGGGTACAAAGGTAATAATGTCCTCCCATTTCTTTGAGACCACACCTCCTGAAAAAGATATGGTTGCTATTCTCAATGAATGTACGGATAAGGGAGCCGACATTGCCAAACTCGCAGTCATGCCCCAAAAACCCGAAGATATACTGGAGCTTTTCCATGCTGCATTGCAGGCAAGGGGAGAAGTTTGTGTAATCGCTATGGGGGAGTTGGGACGTCACAGCAGGGTTGTTGCCTGCAGGTACGGTTCATTACTGACCTACGGCTGCGTGGAAAAACCGGTCGCTCCGGGACAGATCAGAATAGACCAGCTTAAAAGGGCTCTGGAGACTACCGTATGA
- a CDS encoding 3-dehydroquinate synthase II — MKKQVWIRADEGDWEDKKERITGGLESGADCVLVEAEDVDKTKELGDIKIAAFTDNADTAADIIVIGRGGEGDGTLPLPVDMSNSRDFEQLATLRRQKKSIAALVVIQDKKYEKFAAAIGTECDYLIAIGTDWKVIPLENLIAQLQEKEVNIISGVRDADEAKLALETMEHGSDGVLLDTANPDTLKKTVKLAEEAGVEGIDLVPATITRIEPVGMGDRVCVDTCNLMERGEGMLVGSQSAGMFLVHSESEESPYVASRPFRVNAGAVHAYVKVGDKTRYLSELEAGDEVTIVNTEGQQRKGIVGRVKIERRPLMLVEAQSKDGKTVKNILQNAETIKLVSTSKEPVSIASLKEGDEVLVHMEDTGRHFGMKVQETIIEK, encoded by the coding sequence ATGAAAAAGCAGGTATGGATACGTGCCGATGAAGGCGATTGGGAAGATAAGAAAGAACGTATAACAGGTGGCCTGGAATCAGGTGCCGACTGTGTTCTGGTAGAGGCAGAAGATGTAGATAAAACAAAAGAACTTGGAGACATCAAAATTGCTGCATTTACCGATAATGCGGATACTGCTGCAGACATAATCGTTATCGGTCGCGGAGGAGAAGGCGACGGGACACTTCCATTACCTGTGGACATGAGCAACTCCCGGGACTTTGAACAGCTGGCAACATTGAGACGCCAGAAAAAGAGTATAGCTGCCCTTGTAGTAATCCAGGACAAGAAATATGAGAAATTTGCCGCTGCGATTGGGACTGAATGTGACTACCTTATCGCTATCGGTACAGACTGGAAAGTCATCCCTCTGGAAAACCTCATAGCACAACTCCAGGAAAAGGAAGTGAATATAATATCCGGTGTCAGAGACGCCGATGAGGCAAAACTTGCTCTGGAGACCATGGAGCATGGGTCCGATGGCGTCCTGCTGGATACCGCAAATCCCGACACCCTGAAGAAAACAGTAAAACTTGCAGAAGAAGCAGGTGTAGAGGGTATTGATCTTGTACCTGCCACCATCACCAGGATAGAGCCTGTCGGAATGGGCGACAGGGTTTGCGTGGATACCTGTAACCTGATGGAAAGAGGGGAAGGAATGCTTGTGGGCTCCCAATCAGCCGGCATGTTCCTTGTGCATTCTGAATCCGAAGAAAGTCCCTATGTAGCATCCAGACCATTCAGGGTAAATGCCGGAGCAGTTCATGCTTATGTTAAGGTCGGAGATAAGACAAGATACCTGTCCGAGCTGGAAGCAGGCGATGAAGTAACTATTGTCAATACAGAGGGCCAGCAACGTAAGGGAATTGTGGGCAGGGTGAAGATCGAACGCCGCCCCCTGATGCTTGTGGAGGCCCAATCCAAAGACGGCAAGACCGTGAAAAACATCCTCCAGAACGCAGAAACAATAAAACTGGTTTCAACCAGTAAAGAACCAGTATCCATAGCCTCCCTGAAGGAAGGAGACGAGGTGCTGGTGCATATGGAAGATACTGGAAGGCATTTCGGGATGAAAGTCCAGGAAACAATCATAGAGAAATGA
- a CDS encoding 2-amino-3,7-dideoxy-D-threo-hept-6-ulosonate synthase, whose amino-acid sequence MPEIGKQIRIERIMDRDSRNMVIIPMDHGITDGPIKGLINIADSINSVAEGGANAVLMQKGMILHGHRGYGHDVGLILHMSASTSLGPDPNDKVLVCTVEEASRMGADAVSVHINVGSETESEQLKILGHIGRQCDYWGIPLIAMMYPRGRKVTNPRDPQMVAHAARVGAELGADVIKTVYTGDIESFSRVVEGCPVPVVIAGGPKTNTDREFLEMIREAMDAGARGVAIGRNVFQHPSPTRMTQAITEIAHNNQTVDEALKQLQ is encoded by the coding sequence ATGCCAGAAATAGGAAAACAAATTCGAATTGAAAGAATAATGGACAGAGACAGCAGGAATATGGTTATCATACCTATGGACCACGGAATCACAGATGGTCCAATAAAGGGACTGATCAACATAGCAGATTCCATAAATAGTGTTGCTGAAGGGGGAGCCAATGCAGTACTTATGCAAAAAGGCATGATCCTCCACGGTCATAGAGGATATGGCCATGATGTAGGACTCATACTCCATATGAGTGCATCAACTTCACTGGGACCTGATCCCAATGACAAAGTGCTGGTCTGTACCGTAGAGGAAGCATCCCGCATGGGAGCAGATGCCGTATCCGTACACATCAATGTAGGATCGGAAACCGAATCCGAACAACTTAAGATACTGGGTCACATAGGTAGACAGTGTGATTACTGGGGAATACCCCTGATTGCTATGATGTACCCCCGGGGCAGAAAGGTCACAAACCCCAGGGACCCACAGATGGTAGCCCACGCTGCCCGAGTAGGAGCTGAACTTGGAGCTGATGTGATCAAGACCGTCTACACCGGAGACATTGAAAGTTTCTCCAGGGTTGTTGAAGGTTGCCCTGTACCCGTAGTAATTGCAGGTGGGCCAAAGACAAACACTGACAGGGAATTCCTGGAAATGATCCGTGAAGCAATGGATGCGGGTGCCCGTGGTGTTGCCATTGGGAGGAATGTGTTCCAGCACCCAAGCCCTACCCGGATGACTCAGGCAATCACAGAGATTGCACACAATAATCAAACTGTGGATGAAGCCCTCAAGCAACTTCAGTGA
- a CDS encoding GMP synthase subunit A, with protein sequence MEELRILVINNHGQFCHLIHRTVRDLDMDTSIVPNTTPVEEILAEKPHGLIFSGGPSLERGGLCEEYAKELDIPILGICLGHQLIAHAYGGSTGAGSHGGYAAVDVEVVEEDDILKGLGPRISTWASHGDEVTELPTGFLKLARSDICAIEAMKHPDKPLYGIQWHPEVAHTDKGEELFMNFFEVCANYNK encoded by the coding sequence ATGGAAGAGTTGAGAATTCTTGTAATCAATAATCACGGACAATTCTGTCACCTTATTCACAGGACCGTAAGGGATCTTGATATGGATACAAGTATTGTTCCCAACACAACTCCGGTTGAGGAGATCCTTGCCGAAAAACCGCATGGATTGATCTTTAGTGGCGGTCCTTCTCTGGAAAGAGGAGGTCTATGTGAGGAATACGCAAAAGAACTGGATATTCCTATTCTTGGTATATGCCTGGGTCACCAGCTCATCGCACATGCCTATGGAGGGTCTACAGGAGCCGGCAGCCATGGCGGATATGCTGCCGTTGACGTAGAGGTTGTGGAGGAGGATGATATTCTCAAGGGCCTTGGTCCCCGCATTTCTACCTGGGCTTCACATGGGGATGAGGTTACAGAGTTGCCAACAGGTTTTCTAAAACTTGCCCGCTCTGATATATGCGCTATCGAAGCGATGAAACATCCGGACAAACCGCTGTACGGTATCCAGTGGCACCCTGAGGTTGCACATACGGACAAAGGAGAAGAATTATTCATGAATTTCTTCGAGGTCTGCGCAAATTATAATAAATGA
- a CDS encoding TIM barrel protein, with translation MSLLFGTAGTPLSAKGRGSEGGVRRVKELGLGCMELEFVRGVRMKEPTAEKIADTARKTGISLSVHAPYYINLNSKEEEKIQASIKRIYDSAYIGNICGAGSIVFHPAYYHEQNGNTVFSKVESLLEELAGQLEDEGINATLRPETTGKPSQFGNLEETLALSASIEGVMPCIDFAHLHARSKGEENSYAEFSAVLEKVEEYLGKEGLRNMHMHISGIEYTDKGEKNHLVLEESDLNFSELMQALKDFRAQGLVICESPNLEQDALLLQKTYENK, from the coding sequence TTGTCCCTTCTTTTCGGTACTGCCGGGACACCTCTTAGTGCCAAAGGCAGGGGAAGTGAAGGTGGGGTACGGCGGGTAAAAGAACTCGGTCTGGGTTGTATGGAACTGGAATTTGTACGGGGAGTGCGCATGAAAGAACCAACTGCGGAAAAAATCGCAGATACAGCCCGCAAAACAGGCATTTCCCTGAGTGTACATGCACCCTACTACATAAACCTGAATTCAAAAGAAGAAGAAAAAATCCAGGCCAGCATCAAACGCATCTATGATTCTGCCTACATAGGCAATATCTGTGGAGCCGGCTCAATAGTCTTTCATCCAGCCTACTATCATGAACAAAATGGGAACACCGTTTTTTCAAAAGTGGAAAGCCTGCTGGAAGAACTTGCAGGCCAACTTGAAGATGAGGGAATAAATGCGACCCTGCGTCCGGAAACCACGGGTAAACCCAGCCAGTTTGGCAATCTGGAAGAAACCCTTGCCCTTTCAGCAAGTATTGAAGGTGTCATGCCATGCATCGATTTTGCCCATTTGCACGCCCGCTCAAAAGGTGAGGAAAACAGCTATGCAGAATTCAGTGCAGTGCTGGAAAAGGTCGAGGAATATCTGGGCAAGGAAGGCCTGAGAAATATGCACATGCATATTTCGGGAATCGAGTATACCGACAAAGGAGAAAAGAACCACCTTGTGCTCGAGGAATCAGACCTCAATTTTTCAGAACTCATGCAGGCATTGAAGGACTTCAGGGCCCAGGGACTTGTGATTTGTGAGAGTCCAAATCTAGAACAAGATGCCCTGCTGCTACAGAAGACCTATGAAAATAAGTAA